In the Dolichospermum flos-aquae CCAP 1403/13F genome, TTCAGAATTTCATCAATTAGTTTTAATAACTTGAGAGATTTTTCGTGAGCTTGTCCGACAAATTCCCGTTCTTCTTGGGGATTGTCACATAAATCTGTCAAAATCAATTGATGTAAGCCAATTATACTCCCTAATGGCGATCGCAATTCATGGCTAATTCGGGCTAAAAAACCTGCTTGGAACTGACTCATTTCTTGGGACTGATAATAGGCTAATTGAGTTTGTTTCAATTCTTGTAAAAGTTGATTTTCTTGCTGTTGTGGAGCATTTTGAATGGGAATGGATGCAGATTTGGTAGGCTGAAGGAATAATCTACAAATACCTATTCCTAATCCTATTCCTGCTCCTAAATATAGCCAGTTACTAAAATTCATAATTATCTAATTTAATACTACCTTGTCGTAAAATCTGCCAATTGTTCCCTGTCCATTTAGCAACGGTGGAAGGTATTCCCAAACCTTGGTATTCTGTTGATTCTAATGTTAAAACCTCTGGAAATTGAGCTTCTATGGCTGCTTTGGTTTCTAAAGCTGGTTGTCCTGATAAATTAGCGCTAGTTGTCGCCATTGGCCCAGTTTGCGCCAAAATAGTTTGAGCAACTGGATGATTTGGGACTCTAATCCCAATGGTAGTTGGTTCAACAGGGTTCATGACGGTGGGAATTTTGTCACTAGCTGGTAAAACTAAAGTTAATGCACCTGGCCAATGTTGATTAACAATTTTTTGCCAGATTTGATATTCTCTTTGGCTACCTTGAACATAATCCCATAAATCTTCGGCTTTGGCAGCCATTAAAATTAAAGGTTTATCAAAACTGCGTTGTTTCGCAGCATAAATTAATTCTGCTTGTACTGGTATGGTGGCTAATGCGGGGACGGTATCTGTGGGGAAACTAATTAGTTTTCCAGCTTTTGCAGATTCTATCAGGACTGATAATGAAAGGTTCATAAAGATGGTTTTTCTGTTGGTGTTTTAACTTTGGGATGATTTTTTGATATTATTATCATAGTAGAAATGGAGTTTAAAAACATGACTCAACTAACACCAAAACAACCAGCAAGAAGAGGAAGAATTTTTCCGGAACTGACTTTATCACCGGAAGAATTGGCTAGACGTAAAGCTGAAAATGAGGCAGAGTATCAACGTTATCGAACAATTTTTGAGCGTGTACGTCCTGAATTGATCAAAGAACATTATGGCTGGTATATTGCTATTGAGTTAAATAGTGGTGATTACTTAATTGATCAAGATAAAGAAATTGCACATCAAAAAGCCCGCGATAAATACCCAAATGCTGATCATTGCGTTTTTTGTTTGAATGAATCTGGAGCAACTGGGAGAATATGATAGAGGGTACATTTGGTGAAAAGAAGCAGCTATTTTTTGAAATTGAGTTGGTTGCTAATGATGGTTTAATTTTGCCTGTAGATGCTTTATTTGATAGTGGTTTCACAGGCTTTATGGCTATTAATACACAAGATTTAGATGGACTTAATTGGGATTATGTAGATAAAGAAATTCTGCGAACTGCTCAGGGTGAAATCACATTTGAAAGATACTTAGGTAAGGTGATATTGGATAATCAAGAGTATGAAATTCCTGTTTATGCGGG is a window encoding:
- a CDS encoding aspartyl protease, which translates into the protein MIEGTFGEKKQLFFEIELVANDGLILPVDALFDSGFTGFMAINTQDLDGLNWDYVDKEILRTAQGEITFERYLGKVILDNQEYEIPVYAGDELTEILLGSEWLEFLPLVVNFQAGILTLG
- a CDS encoding L-threonylcarbamoyladenylate synthase produces the protein MNLSLSVLIESAKAGKLISFPTDTVPALATIPVQAELIYAAKQRSFDKPLILMAAKAEDLWDYVQGSQREYQIWQKIVNQHWPGALTLVLPASDKIPTVMNPVEPTTIGIRVPNHPVAQTILAQTGPMATTSANLSGQPALETKAAIEAQFPEVLTLESTEYQGLGIPSTVAKWTGNNWQILRQGSIKLDNYEF